One Helicoverpa armigera isolate CAAS_96S chromosome 1, ASM3070526v1, whole genome shotgun sequence genomic window carries:
- the LOC110379471 gene encoding uncharacterized protein LOC110379471: MFTNILSQFYFVLFYFFSFLSYIDGSLLSRVKNPVEHVSGSTISYILPKNVYRYEPYRGHRTLWKPTRTTKSEPYSALPSRTKTSKRKQQYEEHSSRHHIDVPTKKTYWHHFYDDEEAWPKVVLVLSSTEITTTQKKIKKTFASYFPPLNKNIPKETVDLNDSDEDEDDEQILNNNDVGMNWIPVNFENTGDSAHLEQGDDMETEEFEDKPQRTSRIYTISMSDYNYIIHTIPTTREVMDRKYFFIKPGILRKQGDDSDPEPDRRTTNTIPTTTTTPTTTTTTTTTTTTTTTTTTTTTTTTTTTTTTTTPPPPHSTTTTTPTTTPTTTPTTTTTTTPTTTTTTAPTRTTTTDDDTTSTTTTTTTPTTTTTTTPTTTTTTTTAPTRTTTTTTTAASTDESSEGTTTTTAPTRTSTTDDDTTSTTTTTTTASTDGTTTTTAPTRTTTTDDDTPSTDKSVEGTTTTTAPTRTTTTDEDTPSTDESSDGTATTTAPTGTITTDDDTASTTTTTTTVSTDGSSEGTTTTTATTTKQTTTTKRTTTKRRTTTKRRTTTTPSTKRTTTQPPSVHCYQCGLNVTEIPNTPTCYHIFEHPDRKYYHLRKNYRIFCERKKSIKRKGTPKFDPSPEKLFKGGCFKRYLDIGAEVYNERGCRTMNPLRGKSFASSRFSALEKSMHYMTEGCVSSPHASLTPFSRAITLYARYHVCVCVGDYCNQSGALCPNYIYSLFLASSLRIFM, translated from the exons atgtttacaaatattttatctcagttttattttgtattattttatttttttagtttcttgTCTTATATTGACGGTTCGTTACTTTCACGTGTTAAGAACCCTGTGGAACATGTGTCTGGCTCCACTATATCCTACATTCTGCCAAAGAACGTATACAGATACGAGCCCTACAGAG gacATAGAACGTTGTGGAAGCCTACTCGCACGACGAAGTCAGAACCATATAGTGCATTGCCTTCTCGAACGAAAACTTCcaaaagaaaacaacaataTGAAGAGCATTCATCACGCCATCACATAGATGTTCCTACAAAAAAGACTTATTGGCACCATTTTTATGATGACGAGGAGGCTTGGCCTAAAGTAGTATTAGTTTTATCTAGTACTGAAATAACGActacccaaaaaaaaataaaaaaaacttttgcaagTTATTTTCCCCCGCTTAACAAAAACATACCAAAAGAAACCGTTGATCTGaatgacagcgatgaggacgaAGATGATGAACAgatattgaataataatgatGTAGGCATGAACTGGATTCCTGTTAATTTTGAGAATACCGGTGACAGCGCTCACTTGGAACAAGGAGACGATATGGAAACTGAAGAGTTTGAAGATAAGCCACAAAGAACTTCAAGAATATACACTATTTCAATGAgtgattataattatattattcacaCCATTCCAACGACTAGAGAAGTTATGgatagaaagtatttttttataaagcctGGAATACTTAGGAAGCAAGGGGATGACTCGGATCCTGAGCCTGATAGACGTACTACCAATACCATTCCCACTACCACTACCACACCCACTACCACTACCACTACCACTACCACCACCACTACCACTACCACTACCACCACCACTACcactaccaccaccaccaccaccaccaccaccaccaccccACCACCACCCCACTCA ACTACCACTACCACTCCTACTACCACTCCCACTACCACTCCCACTACCACTACCACTACCACTCCTACTACCACTACCACTACCGCTCCTACACGGACTACTACTACTGATGATGATACTACTAGTACTACCACTACCACTACCACTCCTACTACCACTACCACTACCACTCCCACTACCACTACCACTACCACTACCGCTCCGACACGGACTACTACCACTACTACGACTGCTGCTAGTACTGATGAAAGTTCTGAAGGTACTACTACCACTACCGCTCCGACACGGACTAGTACTACTGATGATGATACTACTAGTACTACCACTACTACGACTACTGCTAGTACTGATGGAACTACTACCACTACCGCTCCGACACGGACTACTACTACTGATGATGATACTCCTAGTACTGATAAAAGTGTCGAAGGAACTACTACCACTACCGCTCCGACACGGACTACTACTACTGATGAAGATACTCCTAGTACTGATGAAAGTTCTGATGGAACTGCTACCACTACCGCTCCGACAGGGACTATTACTACTGATGATGATACTGCTAGTACTACCACTACTACGACTACTGTTAGTACTGATGGAAGTTCTGAAGGAACTACTACCACTACCGCTACCACTACGAAACAAACTACTACTACGAAACGAACTACTACTAAGAGACGAACTACTACTAAGAGACGGACTACTACCACTCCTTCTACTAAACGAACGACTACTCAACCACCATCTGTCCATTGCTATCAATGCGGATTGAACGTAACAGAAATTCCAAACACACCAACTTGTTACCACATTTTTGAACACCCAGATCGCAAATATTATCatttaagaaaaaattacaGAATATTTTGTGAGAGAAAGAAATCGATTAAGCGCAAAGGAACCCCTAAATTCGACCCGTCACCAGAAAAATTATTCAAAG GAGGTTGCTTCAAGCGTTATCTTGATATCGGTGCCGAGGTGTACAATGAGCGAGGTTGCCGAACCATGAATCCTCTCAGGGGTAAGAGCTTCGCGTCCAGCAGATTCAGTGCGTTAGAAAAATCTATGCACTATATGACTGAGGGCTGCGTGTCGAGCCCTCACGCTTCACTGACACCCTTCAGCAGAGCTATCACCCTGTATGCTAGATATCACGTATGTGTGTGTGTCGGTGACTACTGTAACCAGAGCGGAGCTTTATGtcctaattatatttattcactATTTTTAGCATCATCATTAAGAATATTTATGTAA